TCCACTCATCAAATTCTTTGAATTTACTTGGTGTATCAGCTAATGCAAAATATCCACACCATCCCGTTAGAAATTGATTCAATTTCTCAATTCTAACTTCCATGGGGATTGGTTTAGAACGGGATGTTAACTTTCGTATTTTAGCTTTTAGCCTTTTAACACTTTCGTTGGCTATTCGAACCTTCGGTTTCTTATTAACCGTAAAGCTAAAGCCAAGGAATTTTCGTTTCCACGGGCGGTCAACCGCTGATTTCCCTCTGTTTACTTTGAGCTTTAATTTCTGCTCAATGAAGCATGTAATGGAGTTCATTACTCGTTCTCCAGCTTTCTTCGATTTCATGTAAATATTACAATCATCGGCGTATCGGACAAACTTGTGACCTCTCCTTTCTAGTTCTTTATCAAGCTTATCCAAAAGTATATTCGAAAGAAGAGGGCTCAGGGGACCTCCTTGTGGTGTTCCTTCTTCTGCATCGTAGACTACACCATTTATCATGATTCCTGCTTGGAGATATTTTCGAATTAGCTTCAAGACCAATCGGTCTTGGATTCTGCTTGCCAATATCCCCATCAGCTTGTCATGATTCACTTTGTCAAAGAACTTCTCCAAGTCCATGTCAATCACCCATCTGTAACCTTCACTTATATATCCCCTTGCTTTACGTACAGCGTCATGGCCTCTTCGGCTTGGCCTAAACCCATAACTATGTTCCGAGAAGGTTGGGTCAAAAAGCGGAGTTAAAACTTGGGCGATTGCCTGTTGGATGAAACGATCTATCACGGTAGGTATTCCAAGTAACCTTACTCCACCGTTCGGTTTCGGGATTTCGACTCGACGTACTGGGTTAGGTTGATAGGTACCTTTCCTTAAAGAATCACAAAGGGTGTCCCAGTTCTCATAGAGATGTCTTCGTAGGGATTTTACGGACATTCCATCTATGCCGTGACTCCCTTTGTTCTTCTCCACACGTTTAAGTGCTTCTATTAAGTTTTCCCGTGATAGAATCAGATTCATTAACATGTGATATTTCCTTTCGACGTGAACGTAGAAATCTAATTATGTTATTCCTGCTCCACCCTCATGAAGTCCCCTGTGGATTCACCACTTCCTCCTTCAAGTAAGTCCTTTCGGATTGTCTGCTTCTACACAGGAATTGTATGCCTAGTTCTCGTTCTTCCTAATTGTTCAGTCCTTCCCTTACCGTCTCGAGCCGGTAAAGTACTATGACCTCTGCTGACTTCTGATTGTTCAGCTATCTATTGCTAGATAGGTTACCAAGTGTACTTGGCTTTCCAATCAGACCTCCCCGGGTAAGAGTACAGTCTTTCCCTCCATCTATCTGCTTCATTTACTCTGTACCACCTTCGGCAGTAAGGACTTTGTTTTGTTCTGCAAACTCATCCAATGGTACCTAGCCTTATATGAAGTTCGTGTTCCTCAGACCGGAGGTTTGCCGCTCGCTTCCTTCAGATTCCGCGTCACCGCGGACACCCTTGCGTTAAGCTAACCACTACTACTGCCTTCATGGCTCGGGACTTACACCCTATAGACTGCACCCATGCCGGGCGCACAGAAGAACCGCACTCTCAATGAAAGTGCGGCAAAACGATGATTATTCTTTTTCAACTTTTTCAATATTGACCAGGCAGTCATATAGTGTGCTGCCGAGGCCGTTGTCTGATTCCCGGCTGGATGTCAGCTGGTTGACAGACCCTCCGAATCGGGCGCTCAAGCCTTCATCAATATTCACGGTCCCCGGGTGGGCCATTTTTAAAATTGAAACGGTCCCTTTCAATTCGCCTCTGTCGTTCCAGACACGGACATAGTCCTGGTCTTTCAGTCCCTTTTCTACAGCCACGCTGCTTGCGATTTCCACTTTCACATATGGCTCCGGCTGGAACAGGTGGAAATGCTGCGAGTGGTTGGAACGCAAAGGATGGATCGTCAGCAAGGAATATGGATACTTATCCGCCAGCTCTGGATTCGTCCATTTTGTTTCTGTTGGCAGTGACAATTTGATTCGGCCGTCAGCGACTGCAGTAGCAGTGAATTCATACTTGCCGCTTGGCGTTTTGAATCTCCTGTCTGCCCATGGAATTTTATCCACCGGGAGCTCCGCGAACTTTTCCACACGGATTTTATCCAAAGTAATACCCTTTTCTGTCAAGGATGCCAGACCCATTCCCAAGAATTCTTCCCTGGTAAAACCAAATTCGTCCCCGAATCCTAATCTGTTCGCCAGTTCTCCCCAAATCCATGCGTCCGGCTTAGCTTCTCCCGGCGGTTCGACAAGCTTCGGACCATGATTGACATAATGATGGTACATGGAAGAATAGTACACATCCTCTACCTCAAAAGCTGTGGCAGCTGGCAGAACATAATCTGCAAGTTCAGCTGTATCGGTCATGAACTGGTCAATCACCACGAGTGTTTCGAGCGATTCAAAAGCCTCTCGCACTCTTTTCGTATCCGGAACTTGAGTCAGCGGATTTCCGCATGTGACGATTCCCATCTTAATCACAGGATCAACTGCCGACAGTATTCCTTCTGCCTGCCTCATCATCGTGAACGTTCGTGATGTCTTTTTCTGTTCAGGCATAGTCATATTCTGGTAGTCAAAACTTTGCCCTACCTGCTTGTTCGCATAGTTGGCTCCGCCGCCCGGAATCCCGATATTGCCGCTGACGGCAACAAGCGCGTCCAGCAGCCTGATTGTACTCCCGCCATTTTCATAGCGCTGCATGCCAAGTCCCATGATGGTCGATACTGGCTTATCAGCATAAACCTCGGCAAGGTGGGTGATGAGGTCGGCCGGAACTTCTGTCACTTCACTTATATAGTCTAATGAAACCGTATCAAGCAAGGCTTCCAAGTCCTCAAACCCTAAAGTATGGCCCGCCAGAAAATTGCCATCCTGCAAATCCATCCTCAGTAACTCTTTCATGATTCCAGCAGCTAATAATCCATCGAAACCTGGCTTGATGGAGATATATTCATGGGCCAGCTTGGCCGTTGCATTATAAATTGGATCGATGACATAGATTTTCGTGCCATTCTTTTTCGTAGCCTGAAGGTTTTGGAAAAGATGCATATTCGTCCGGGCGACATTTCTGCCCCAGATGACAACATGTTTGCTGTTTTTCAAATCTTCTGGTGCATGGCTGTAGGCATCGCCAAAGTCCCAGTTCTGTGCTTCAATTCCCGATCCCCAGCAAATGGAACCAGTCAATTCAGTCACACCGCCATAGAGATTAAAGAAGCGGCTGTCGAGATTGGTGAGCAAACCACCATTGGCATAATCATGGCTGTGCAATACGGATGTGGTGCCAAAACTCTCTTTATAATAAGCCAGTTTTCCAGCAATTTCATCGAGTGCCTGTTCCCAGGAAATCCTCTCGAATTTGCCATCGATTTTTTTCAGAGGATAAAGCAATCTGTCTTCCGAATTCGCCCTATTCTCCAGCATCCTGCCGCGGCCGCAAATTTTCCCCTGTGTAATCGGATGATCTGGATTGCCTTCGACCTTTGTTACCTTTCCGTCTTCCACGGTAACAAGGAACCCGCAGCTGTCCCAGCAATTCAATGGACATGCTGAATGATATACTGTCGCCACTTCCTCATCTCCCCACGTTCTCTCTATAATGTTTCATTAATTTTACCTTTAAGAATAATACAATTAGGCAAAAAAAAGAAGCAGGATTACTCACCCTGCTTCGATAAAACCTTCTTTACTTTACGTGTGAACTCTTTTCTGGGAATCAAGACACTGTGCTCGCAGCCTTCACATTTGATTCGGAAATCCATGCCAAGGCGAATGATTTTCCACTTGTTGGTGCCGCAAGGATGTGGTTTTTTCATTTCAACAACATCATTAAGTTGAAATTCATGTTCCAATTGTAAAACCTCCTTGTTTATTTACCGAATTCTTTTTGCTCTCCGCCTTCCTGACGGGAGTACATGACCATTCTTGGGAATGGAATCTCAATTCCGTGCTCATCCAGGAGAAGCTTGATGTCCTTGCGAAGCTGTCTTCCAATATACCAGTGTTTCATCGGTACTGTTTCTGCGACGATACGCAGCACAACCTCTGAAGCACCAAATTGCTGTACGCCTAAAAGCTCAGGTGTCTTCACCAGTTCTGGATACTTTTCTGTTGTTGTTTCAAGGTACTGCTGCAGTACTTTTTCAGCGTATTCAATATCGCCTTCATAAGCGATTCCTATATCAAGAACTGAAACGCTGTTGTAAACCGAGAAGTTGGTGACTTCTACGATGCTGCCATTAGGAAGGATATTGATTTCCCCTGTAAAGCTTTTAATCTTCGTCGTCCGCAGCCCGATTTCCTCTACGGTTCCTTCAAATTGTCCAATTCTTACATAATCACCTACAGAGAATTGATCTTCAAAAATAATGAAGAAACCGGTGATGATGTCTTTAACGAGACTTTGCGCCCCGAAACCGACGGCCAAGCCGACAATCCCGGCACCGGCAAGCATTGCTTTAACATCGATCGTCATTGCCGCAAGAATGGACATGATTGCAATAAAGTAAACAACATATGTCAGTACATTCTCAAGCAGCTTCATCAACGTCATTTCCCGCCGCTCGGAAACCCTGATTGGTCCCCTTGTCTTCATCTTGAAGAAATTATGGATGGCTACCTTGCCAACTCGGATCAGTAAACCGGAAATGATCAGGATGGCCAGGATTTTCAGGACACCTTCCCCAAACGCGAACCAGAGGTCTTCATCCATCAATTTTTGACTGATTTTATTTAAAAATGCTTGTGTTCTAGTTATACTTTCTTCCGCATTAGTCATTTTTTCACCCGCCTGTAAATTTCATGCTATCAATATCATACGTTATGTAACAAAGTAGAAGATTTCATACAAACACAATCATTTTAACAAGTTTTATAATGTAGTTAAAGAAGACTGTTTTGTTACGTCCGTTTTATTATTTTAGTATAACTCTGATGTTTTTCACCAGTGTCTATACCCTTAAAATTTCTGGCTGAACAAACATGACCATTATCCTCCATAAAAAATCCACTGCTCCAAAAGGCCCTGTTTAAATCTTTCTGTTTACAGGTATGTATAGATTACAAAAAAAGTCCGTATACTGATAGTACGAATTTTTAAGGAGTTGATCCAATGAATCTCAAAAACCATTTTTTCGAGCGGAGAAACAATGTGGCAAAAATCAACCATGAAGATGAGCTGGCTGCCGAAAAGCTGGCTTCTGAAATCCTGGACCATTTGCCTAATTTCAGCACACGCCCAATTGTTTTTGTCTGTATTGGAACTGACCGCTCTACCGGTGATTCATTGGGTCCGCTAATCGGAACACTTCTCGAGGAAAAAGAAATTGCGCCTTACCATGTATATGGGACTCTTGATGACCCAATACATGCAGTGAATATGGATGCGAAACTGGCTGAAATCAAAGAGAAACACTTCAATCCTTTTATCATTGGGATAGACGCATGCCTGGGCAGGTTAAAAAGCGTCGGATCCATCCAGGTAGGCAATGGGCCAGTCAAACCAGGTGCCGGAGTAAATAAGGAACTCCCTGAAGTGGGCAATATGCACATTACAGGCATCGTCAATGTCAGCGGGTTCATGGAATTCTTTGTTTTGCAAAACACCAGATTGAACCTCGTATTAAAAATGGCAAAAACGATTGCAAATGGTATTTTCGAGAGCAGCCAGCAGCTATCGAAGAAACAGGATTGGCCAAAACTGAATTGGGATCTTGAGGCTGAGCAGCCTACAGTTGCCGAATAACGATAAGAATTTTAAACACGCCGGGAGACTATTTCCCGGCGTGTTTACTTTTCTCTTGGCTCCCCAGCTTTTTGGAACTCCAGAATGTAATAATGCCAATGATCAATGAAATTAAAAATGGTAAGACGAACCACCCCGGCATCATGATTGTCCAAAAGAGCAAGTAGGCAGTAATGGCGAAAATCAGGATACTTAAGATAAATAATAGACTGGATAGGAAGTCTTTCATGACAGAGTCACCCTCTTATAATCCAATCGTATAGTGTGATAGTGTGACAAGAACGCCAGTGACCAGGATACCTGGCAGAAGATTTGCAACCCTGATTTTCGTCAATCCAATCATGTTCAAGCCAATGGCGAAAATCATGACTCCGCCAGTTGCAGTCAACTCCAGGATGAAGCTGTCCATTAAAGCTTGAGGTATAAACTTATCAATTTGCGTTGCAAACAACGCGATTGTCCCCTGATAGAGCATCACGGGAATCGCTGAAAAAAGAACGCCAATACCAAGTGTCGTAGTCAGAATCAAAGCTGTGAAGCCGTCAATGATTGCCTTTGTATAGAGCACATCATGGTCGCCGCGGATACCGCTATCGAGAGCACCAATAATGGCCATCGCTCCAATGACAAAGATTAATGTTGCGGTCACAAAACCCTGTGAGATACTCCCTTCCCCTTTTGATCCAAGCTTGCTTTCGAGCCAGTCTCCAACTGAATTCAGCTTATCTTCCAGCTTCCACGCTTCACCGAGGACTGCCCCAATCACAAGACTCAAAATAACAATCAGGAAATTGGCGCTCTTAAAGCCCATTTGCAGGCCCAGCACCATTACAGCAAGCCCGATGCCATGCATGACTGTAGCTTTCATATTTTCAGGTATCCTCGTCAGAAGCCTGCCAAGCAAGGTTCCGACGATTATCAATAGCCCATTGACAATGGTGCCAAGTAAAAACATATGTGTTCACCTATCTTCAAGTTTTGTATGAATGCTGTATGTAAAAAAAGAAGCCATCAAATTGATAGCTTAAGAGTTATGCTGATCTAGTAGTTCCAGAATCCGTTCCAGATCATCTTTCGAGAAAAATTCTATTTCAATCTTTCCTTTATTTTTCGATTGTTTGATGTTAACAGTTGTACCGAATCGCTCTCGAAGCGTCGTTTCCCGTTCACGGATGAAAACATCT
The window above is part of the Mesobacillus jeotgali genome. Proteins encoded here:
- the yyaC gene encoding spore protease YyaC, with amino-acid sequence MNLKNHFFERRNNVAKINHEDELAAEKLASEILDHLPNFSTRPIVFVCIGTDRSTGDSLGPLIGTLLEEKEIAPYHVYGTLDDPIHAVNMDAKLAEIKEKHFNPFIIGIDACLGRLKSVGSIQVGNGPVKPGAGVNKELPEVGNMHITGIVNVSGFMEFFVLQNTRLNLVLKMAKTIANGIFESSQQLSKKQDWPKLNWDLEAEQPTVAE
- a CDS encoding molybdopterin-dependent oxidoreductase, which produces MATVYHSACPLNCWDSCGFLVTVEDGKVTKVEGNPDHPITQGKICGRGRMLENRANSEDRLLYPLKKIDGKFERISWEQALDEIAGKLAYYKESFGTTSVLHSHDYANGGLLTNLDSRFFNLYGGVTELTGSICWGSGIEAQNWDFGDAYSHAPEDLKNSKHVVIWGRNVARTNMHLFQNLQATKKNGTKIYVIDPIYNATAKLAHEYISIKPGFDGLLAAGIMKELLRMDLQDGNFLAGHTLGFEDLEALLDTVSLDYISEVTEVPADLITHLAEVYADKPVSTIMGLGMQRYENGGSTIRLLDALVAVSGNIGIPGGGANYANKQVGQSFDYQNMTMPEQKKTSRTFTMMRQAEGILSAVDPVIKMGIVTCGNPLTQVPDTKRVREAFESLETLVVIDQFMTDTAELADYVLPAATAFEVEDVYYSSMYHHYVNHGPKLVEPPGEAKPDAWIWGELANRLGFGDEFGFTREEFLGMGLASLTEKGITLDKIRVEKFAELPVDKIPWADRRFKTPSGKYEFTATAVADGRIKLSLPTETKWTNPELADKYPYSLLTIHPLRSNHSQHFHLFQPEPYVKVEIASSVAVEKGLKDQDYVRVWNDRGELKGTVSILKMAHPGTVNIDEGLSARFGGSVNQLTSSRESDNGLGSTLYDCLVNIEKVEKE
- a CDS encoding mechanosensitive ion channel family protein is translated as MTNAEESITRTQAFLNKISQKLMDEDLWFAFGEGVLKILAILIISGLLIRVGKVAIHNFFKMKTRGPIRVSERREMTLMKLLENVLTYVVYFIAIMSILAAMTIDVKAMLAGAGIVGLAVGFGAQSLVKDIITGFFIIFEDQFSVGDYVRIGQFEGTVEEIGLRTTKIKSFTGEINILPNGSIVEVTNFSVYNSVSVLDIGIAYEGDIEYAEKVLQQYLETTTEKYPELVKTPELLGVQQFGASEVVLRIVAETVPMKHWYIGRQLRKDIKLLLDEHGIEIPFPRMVMYSRQEGGEQKEFGK
- the ltrA gene encoding group II intron reverse transcriptase/maturase translates to MLMNLILSRENLIEALKRVEKNKGSHGIDGMSVKSLRRHLYENWDTLCDSLRKGTYQPNPVRRVEIPKPNGGVRLLGIPTVIDRFIQQAIAQVLTPLFDPTFSEHSYGFRPSRRGHDAVRKARGYISEGYRWVIDMDLEKFFDKVNHDKLMGILASRIQDRLVLKLIRKYLQAGIMINGVVYDAEEGTPQGGPLSPLLSNILLDKLDKELERRGHKFVRYADDCNIYMKSKKAGERVMNSITCFIEQKLKLKVNRGKSAVDRPWKRKFLGFSFTVNKKPKVRIANESVKRLKAKIRKLTSRSKPIPMEVRIEKLNQFLTGWCGYFALADTPSKFKEFDEWIRRRLRMIEWKQWKNPKTRVRKLKSLGVPDQKAYEWGNSRKKFWRIASSPILHKTLDNSYWSHRGLKSLYQRYEFLRHT
- a CDS encoding DUF554 domain-containing protein, with the translated sequence MFLLGTIVNGLLIIVGTLLGRLLTRIPENMKATVMHGIGLAVMVLGLQMGFKSANFLIVILSLVIGAVLGEAWKLEDKLNSVGDWLESKLGSKGEGSISQGFVTATLIFVIGAMAIIGALDSGIRGDHDVLYTKAIIDGFTALILTTTLGIGVLFSAIPVMLYQGTIALFATQIDKFIPQALMDSFILELTATGGVMIFAIGLNMIGLTKIRVANLLPGILVTGVLVTLSHYTIGL
- a CDS encoding DUF951 domain-containing protein → MEHEFQLNDVVEMKKPHPCGTNKWKIIRLGMDFRIKCEGCEHSVLIPRKEFTRKVKKVLSKQGE